In Synechococcus sp. A18-25c, a single window of DNA contains:
- the purF gene encoding amidophosphoribosyltransferase: protein MCGIIGMFCTDSVNQQIYDNLLLLQHRGQDSAGIVTMDNHTFHVHKQRGRVREAFRTRDMRKLLGNVGIGHVRYATRGAAAAEDEVQPFYVNAPYGIAFVHNGNLTNTSQLEQDLFKVDRRHTNSSSDTEMLVNVLATEIQSCLTGPDVSPDQLFDAVASLHQRVKGSYASIALIAGRGMLAFRDPYGIRPLILGRRISDQGRNEWIVASESLVIENSGYDIVRDVEPGEAVFIDFDANLHHRQCAPSSRLVPCAFEYVYLARPDSVMNGISVYETRLRMGDLLAKTIAQELPAGEIDVVMPIPDSARPSAMQVAKQLGIEYREGFYKNRYVGRTFIMPGQAERKKSVRQKLNALGTEFAGKNVLIVDDSIVRGTTSKEIVQMARDAGANQVTFTSAAPPVRFPNVYGINMPSRAELLAHGRSTDEIADVLLADHVVYQSVDNLKQSIVQGTSLEQLEMSCFDGEYVTGDIDEKYLTWLEGNTRS from the coding sequence ATGTGTGGAATTATTGGAATGTTTTGCACTGATTCTGTGAATCAGCAGATCTACGATAACCTTCTATTGCTTCAACACCGTGGTCAGGATTCTGCGGGGATTGTCACGATGGACAATCACACGTTTCATGTTCATAAGCAACGCGGAAGAGTTCGAGAAGCATTCCGAACAAGAGATATGCGCAAGCTTCTCGGCAATGTCGGAATCGGCCATGTTCGTTACGCCACACGAGGGGCAGCAGCAGCAGAAGACGAGGTGCAGCCGTTCTATGTCAATGCTCCCTATGGAATCGCCTTTGTTCACAACGGCAATCTGACCAACACCTCCCAGCTTGAACAGGATTTGTTCAAGGTGGATCGTCGCCACACCAATTCCTCCAGCGACACCGAGATGCTGGTCAATGTGTTAGCGACAGAGATTCAGTCTTGCCTTACAGGTCCTGATGTTTCACCGGATCAGTTGTTTGATGCTGTGGCGTCCCTGCATCAGAGAGTCAAGGGTTCTTATGCATCCATCGCTCTGATTGCAGGCCGCGGCATGCTCGCTTTTCGCGACCCTTATGGAATTCGTCCACTGATCCTGGGGCGACGCATTTCGGATCAGGGTCGTAATGAATGGATCGTTGCCAGTGAATCACTGGTGATTGAAAACAGTGGGTACGATATTGTTCGCGATGTGGAACCCGGTGAAGCGGTCTTCATAGACTTTGATGCCAACTTGCATCATCGCCAGTGCGCACCGTCGTCGCGTTTGGTTCCCTGTGCATTCGAATACGTCTATCTCGCCAGACCAGATTCGGTCATGAATGGAATCTCTGTTTATGAGACTCGATTGCGGATGGGAGATCTTCTGGCCAAGACTATTGCTCAAGAGTTGCCTGCCGGAGAGATCGATGTGGTGATGCCGATTCCTGACTCGGCGCGTCCCTCGGCTATGCAGGTGGCAAAGCAGCTTGGAATTGAATATCGCGAAGGCTTTTATAAAAATCGTTATGTCGGCAGAACCTTTATCATGCCTGGTCAGGCAGAACGTAAAAAATCAGTTCGCCAGAAACTCAATGCTCTGGGAACTGAATTTGCTGGAAAAAATGTTCTGATTGTGGACGATTCAATCGTGCGGGGTACCACGTCAAAGGAAATTGTTCAGATGGCTCGTGATGCAGGAGCAAATCAGGTCACTTTCACCTCCGCAGCGCCGCCAGTTCGTTTCCCGAACGTCTATGGCATCAACATGCCCTCTCGAGCAGAATTGCTGGCACATGGTCGATCAACAGACGAAATAGCGGATGTTCTTTTGGCTGACCATGTTGTTTATCAAAGTGTTGATAATCTCAAGCAGAGTATTGTTCAAGGGACAAGTCTTGAGCAACTTGAAATGTCTTGTTTTGATGGAGAGTATGTGACTGGTGATATTGATGAAAAATATTTGACGTGGTTGGAAGGGAATACCCGTTCCTGA
- a CDS encoding DNA topoisomerase (ATP-hydrolyzing) subunit A, with protein MAEERVQPIALHQEMQRSYLEYAMSVIVGRALPDVRDGLKPVQRRILYAMHELGLTPDRPYRKCARVVGDVLGKYHPHGDQAVYDALVRLVQTFSSRHPLLDGHGNFGSVDDDPPAAMRYTETRLAPIANEGLLDEIGNDTVDFAPNFDGSQQEPTVLPAQLPFLLLNGCAGIAVGMATSIPPHNLGEVVDGLIALVRKPDLTDDKLLSLIPGPDFPTGGEVLLGSGVRDTYLKGRGSIPMRGVAHIEEVQPGKGRHKRKAVIVTELPYQLSKAGWIEKLAEQVNDGKIGGIADIRDESDREGMRVVVELRRDADPDTVLKDLQRRTSLQSNFGAILLALVDGQPKQLSLRRMLQTFLDYRELTLIRRTSHALRKTEDRLEVVEGLTTALASLQKVIAMIQEARDASSARASLMVQLDLSERQADAVLSMPLRRLTGLEQESLRQEAEDLRTEQQRLKVLLDNRDQLLDALVQELRQLKKRFATPRRTRLVEGGDHLLAERAANQRPNAELQRQQALDALPSESKLLIQNDGQVKVVSPQLLGRLHLNEAADLGDEPSPAQLILPIHPAPRLLALTATGRVALVRWEFAGQQPGVLERFLPTALEGDKVISLLQLPPADDIEANQRLSLGLLSTDGRFKRLPLDDMQELSGRAATIVKLKDGVSLLSAVMCDDGGTVTLISDIGRVLCLPVEEQCLPVMGKLAQGPMAMRTLPGETLVGAVSQPADPIGNATSSEILVGTGNGWLTRLPLASLRRCQRGDLGDIALQLNKTGKKIDPVVTVCATSDLVGVITSQSRHGRILNDCISADTDQPTDLSLKTNEQLIRLVPLIS; from the coding sequence ATGGCCGAGGAGCGCGTTCAACCGATCGCCCTGCATCAGGAGATGCAGCGCTCCTACCTCGAGTACGCGATGAGCGTGATCGTGGGTCGAGCCTTACCGGATGTCCGTGATGGGCTCAAACCGGTTCAGCGGCGCATCCTTTACGCGATGCATGAGCTGGGATTGACCCCAGATCGGCCTTACCGCAAATGCGCCCGTGTCGTCGGCGATGTGCTTGGCAAATACCACCCCCATGGTGATCAAGCCGTGTACGACGCCCTGGTGCGGCTAGTGCAAACCTTCTCTAGTCGGCATCCACTGCTGGATGGTCACGGCAACTTTGGCTCCGTGGACGACGATCCACCAGCGGCGATGCGCTACACAGAAACGCGACTGGCGCCGATCGCCAACGAAGGTCTGCTGGATGAAATCGGTAACGACACCGTTGATTTCGCACCCAACTTCGACGGTTCGCAACAGGAACCCACCGTCCTGCCGGCTCAGCTTCCGTTTTTGCTCCTGAACGGATGCGCGGGGATCGCCGTTGGCATGGCCACCAGCATTCCTCCCCATAATCTAGGCGAGGTTGTGGATGGCCTGATCGCCCTAGTCCGCAAGCCAGACCTCACCGATGACAAGCTGCTCAGCCTGATCCCCGGACCCGACTTCCCCACGGGTGGGGAAGTGCTACTGGGCAGTGGCGTGCGTGACACTTATCTGAAGGGACGTGGCAGCATCCCAATGCGGGGTGTAGCACACATCGAAGAGGTGCAGCCGGGCAAGGGACGACACAAACGCAAAGCGGTCATCGTCACGGAACTGCCCTACCAACTCAGCAAGGCCGGCTGGATCGAAAAGCTGGCGGAACAGGTCAACGATGGCAAGATCGGCGGGATCGCAGACATCCGCGATGAAAGCGACCGTGAGGGCATGCGTGTCGTAGTGGAACTGCGGCGTGACGCCGATCCAGACACGGTGCTGAAAGATCTACAGCGACGCACCTCACTGCAGAGCAATTTCGGCGCCATCCTCCTGGCCCTCGTGGACGGACAGCCGAAGCAACTGTCCTTGCGGCGCATGCTGCAGACCTTCCTGGACTACCGAGAATTGACGTTGATCCGGCGGACCAGTCACGCCCTGCGCAAGACAGAAGACCGACTGGAAGTGGTGGAAGGGTTAACGACAGCACTGGCATCGCTACAGAAAGTGATCGCGATGATCCAGGAAGCTCGCGACGCATCCAGCGCTCGGGCGAGCCTGATGGTGCAGCTGGATCTCAGTGAACGGCAAGCTGATGCCGTTCTGTCCATGCCTCTGCGCCGTCTCACAGGCCTGGAACAGGAAAGTCTGCGCCAGGAGGCCGAGGATCTGCGGACCGAGCAGCAGCGCTTGAAAGTGCTGCTGGACAACCGCGATCAACTGCTGGATGCCCTCGTCCAGGAACTGCGCCAACTCAAAAAACGTTTTGCCACTCCGCGACGCACACGACTGGTAGAAGGCGGCGATCATCTGCTGGCTGAACGGGCCGCCAACCAGCGTCCCAATGCAGAACTGCAGCGTCAGCAAGCCCTCGATGCCCTTCCATCGGAATCAAAACTGTTAATTCAGAACGATGGTCAAGTGAAGGTGGTGAGCCCACAACTGCTCGGCCGTCTGCATCTCAACGAAGCAGCGGATCTGGGTGATGAACCCTCGCCAGCACAGCTGATTCTGCCAATCCATCCAGCACCTCGTTTGTTGGCACTCACTGCAACAGGTCGAGTGGCATTGGTGCGCTGGGAATTCGCCGGCCAACAGCCCGGTGTCCTAGAGCGATTCCTACCCACTGCCTTGGAAGGCGACAAGGTGATCAGTCTTCTCCAACTTCCACCAGCCGACGATATTGAAGCCAATCAGCGACTGTCCCTCGGCCTGCTGAGCACCGATGGCCGTTTCAAGCGACTGCCACTGGACGATATGCAGGAGTTATCGGGTCGTGCGGCGACCATCGTCAAACTCAAGGACGGCGTCTCACTGCTGTCTGCCGTAATGTGCGATGACGGCGGAACCGTCACACTGATCAGCGATATCGGTCGGGTCCTGTGCTTACCGGTGGAAGAGCAATGCCTGCCAGTGATGGGGAAACTGGCGCAGGGTCCGATGGCGATGCGCACATTACCTGGAGAAACACTGGTGGGAGCGGTGAGCCAACCTGCAGATCCCATCGGCAACGCGACAAGCAGTGAAATCCTGGTGGGGACAGGCAACGGTTGGCTCACACGTCTGCCGTTGGCGTCGCTGCGACGCTGCCAGCGGGGAGACCTTGGGGACATTGCACTGCAACTGAACAAAACGGGGAAAAAAATAGATCCTGTTGTGACGGTGTGTGCGACAAGTGATCTCGTCGGCGTGATCACCAGCCAGAGTCGTCATGGTCGGATCCTGAACGACTGCATCAGTGCTGACACCGATCAACCGACCGATCTGTCTCTGAAAACAAACGAACAATTGATTCGTTTGGTGCCACTCATCAGTTGA
- a CDS encoding tetratricopeptide repeat protein, whose protein sequence is MGSLSSFPARALVPYVYTPSSEELENAGIGIGRTAAQLLRLGQPQEAARLAALAVRLQPNDERLWSVLAEAQLRSDQLKAAAASLAKAKSLDPQNAGLWFAEASLALRDQRPDDAVPLLDQGLRLDPKNAGAYFDLGNARIMQSELLQALRAFEQATTIKPSFWEALNNQALVLFEMGNTAEAIRRWRSVLEIKRNAEPMLALAAALNNQSSGDEESIDLARQALADDPNYVLPGHQENQLWGQKLRQATGVLLSEPRLKGAVERAEANADPKSAE, encoded by the coding sequence ATGGGCTCCCTGAGTTCATTCCCTGCCCGGGCCTTGGTCCCCTACGTGTACACACCCAGCTCCGAGGAATTGGAGAATGCAGGCATCGGCATCGGCCGCACCGCAGCTCAATTGCTGCGTCTCGGTCAACCGCAGGAAGCAGCACGTCTGGCAGCACTGGCCGTTCGGCTCCAGCCCAACGACGAACGGCTTTGGTCCGTTTTGGCGGAAGCGCAACTTCGCAGCGATCAGCTCAAGGCAGCAGCAGCATCGCTGGCTAAGGCCAAGTCGCTGGATCCACAGAACGCAGGACTCTGGTTTGCCGAGGCTTCCTTAGCCTTACGCGATCAACGCCCGGATGATGCCGTGCCGTTGTTGGATCAGGGCTTGCGTCTTGACCCGAAGAATGCAGGCGCCTACTTCGATCTCGGCAACGCCCGAATCATGCAGTCAGAGCTGCTTCAAGCCCTCCGAGCCTTTGAACAAGCCACGACAATCAAACCCAGCTTCTGGGAAGCGCTAAACAATCAAGCGCTGGTGTTGTTCGAGATGGGGAACACAGCGGAAGCGATCCGACGCTGGAGATCTGTGCTGGAAATAAAGCGCAATGCCGAGCCGATGCTTGCCCTGGCTGCGGCATTGAACAACCAATCCAGCGGCGATGAGGAATCCATCGACTTGGCCCGCCAAGCGCTGGCCGACGACCCCAATTACGTGCTGCCAGGGCATCAGGAAAACCAGCTCTGGGGTCAAAAACTGCGCCAAGCCACAGGTGTTCTGCTGTCAGAACCCAGGTTGAAAGGAGCCGTTGAACGGGCTGAAGCCAATGCCGATCCCAAATCAGCTGAGTGA